The DNA window CGACGAAATCCTGCACGGCACTGCCAAAGGCAACGACGGCACGTACTTCGTCCAAGGTGGCGAAGCCCTGCTTGCCACTTGCGCCGGCTTAACCGCCAAACAAGCCAGCCGGAGCCCCGCGCCTGGCGTCAGCAGCATTGCTGCCCACCTGGGCCACTCCATCTATTACTTGGAGTTGGCGTTGCGCTCATTCTTGGGAGAGCCCGTGGAAGGCGTTTGGGAAGCCAGTTGGGCCACCCAGGTGGTGACAGTCCGGGAATGGGCAGACTTGCAGGGTCAGTTGCTTGGGCTTGCCAGAAGATTCCACCAAGCCATGGAAGAATTGCCGATAGAAGACGAAACTGCCGTGACCGATGCCATCGCCAACGTCGGCCACTTGGCTTACCACCTGGGGGCGATCCGGGTTTTGGCTTCTTGGTTGCAATCCGCTTGCCCCTAACCCAAGCAAGCCCATCCCCCAGCCCACCGCAAGCCAGTTGGTACACTCGCGCCCATGCAAATCGCTGTTCTGCCGTTCAACGCCGGGCCCGACACCAGGCCCGAGCTCGCCCGACAATTCGCCAGTTTCATGGTTGAAATCGCGGCCGGCAAAACGCAGGTCGAAATTAACGCCGCTAACTACATGGCCCAGGTGCAAGAAGGCGGTTTGCCAAAAGTCGCCCTCATCAACCCGGCCGAAACCCTCAACGAACCCGACATGATCGCCCAGTTCAAAGGCCAAGCCGGGATCGACACGCTCGTCGATGGGCTTTTTGTCGAAAAATCGGGGGGCGGGACCATCACCATCCGGTCCTGGCGCGAAAACACGGAAGCGCCCTACGAAACCGAAGAATTCTCCTTTTTGCCCGGCGGGCTGTTCGAGGCCCTGCGCGGAGCGATCCAGTTCCTCATCAAAGCCACCGGGTCAAAAGAGGCAGACCTCGGATCAGACGCCGACCTGTTCGGCACCGAAGACAGCGAAGCGTTTACCAATTTTTTGGAAGGGTACGACGCCGTCCGGTTTATGGAGCAATCGCAGGGCAACATGGTCTCCACCTGGGATCCGGCCCCCTACATGGACAAACTCCTGGAGGCCGTCGAAGGAGACCGGGATTGGGAAGCCCCTTACATGGTTTTGTTGCAACTTTGCCGGCACTGCGGCCAAATGCGGGTCGGTGACGCGCACAAAGTGGAAGCCACCCTCAAAAAACTCATCGAGCTCGAACCCGATGACAGCCGCGGGCTGTTTGCCGCCGCTGAATTCTACGAAATCGTTGGCAATGCCCAAGAAGCTGCCAATTTTTACGAAAAATCGGCCCAAAAGGATCCGGACGAACCGGCGATTATCCACCGGCTCGCCCGCATGCAATTGGCCATGGGGATGCCGGTCAATGCCGAGCGCAACCTCCGCAAAGCCATCGAGATGGAAGGGGCCGACAAACCTTCGCTCGACCTGCTCAGCGACGTCCTGGCCCAAACCGGGAGAGTGCACGAAGTCCCGGAGCTTTGGAAAGAAGTCATCCGGAACGACCCGCAAAATGGCAAGGCCCACGCCCGCTATGCCATGAGCCTAATCGCCAACAACCGCAAAGAAGAGGCCATCCGTGCTTTTGACGAAGCCTTGGAAACCCTGGATGACAACACCTTTGTCAAGCGGTACTACGCCCCCGTCCTTGCCCAAGACCCCGACGAAATTGACCGGGCAATGGACTTTTACGAAGATTGCATCGACGTCGCGCCAACCGACCACCAACTCCTTTGGGAATACGCCCAAACCCTGGGCCGCGCGGGCCGCGAGTTCGAAGTCCCGGAAACTCTCCGCACC is part of the Armatimonadota bacterium genome and encodes:
- a CDS encoding tetratricopeptide repeat protein — its product is MQIAVLPFNAGPDTRPELARQFASFMVEIAAGKTQVEINAANYMAQVQEGGLPKVALINPAETLNEPDMIAQFKGQAGIDTLVDGLFVEKSGGGTITIRSWRENTEAPYETEEFSFLPGGLFEALRGAIQFLIKATGSKEADLGSDADLFGTEDSEAFTNFLEGYDAVRFMEQSQGNMVSTWDPAPYMDKLLEAVEGDRDWEAPYMVLLQLCRHCGQMRVGDAHKVEATLKKLIELEPDDSRGLFAAAEFYEIVGNAQEAANFYEKSAQKDPDEPAIIHRLARMQLAMGMPVNAERNLRKAIEMEGADKPSLDLLSDVLAQTGRVHEVPELWKEVIRNDPQNGKAHARYAMSLIANNRKEEAIRAFDEALETLDDNTFVKRYYAPVLAQDPDEIDRAMDFYEDCIDVAPTDHQLLWEYAQTLGRAGREFEVPETLRTILGSNPDPNLAANAQAWLLEIEEPKRVEAVKEASQKAEAGDYEGALRDLKPLKQWLGDYWKMWILIASAHNQLEQYEEAEAAARRTLEIFPAMEAGYVELNNALGGQGKHEEAFQIMQIAFHNMNSSLPVAISYAAAARNAGHDEESKRITGQIREAIIANGGAEQNKDLLAALDHIDNR
- a CDS encoding DinB family protein — protein: MTTRSAIRFLFDEILHGTAKGNDGTYFVQGGEALLATCAGLTAKQASRSPAPGVSSIAAHLGHSIYYLELALRSFLGEPVEGVWEASWATQVVTVREWADLQGQLLGLARRFHQAMEELPIEDETAVTDAIANVGHLAYHLGAIRVLASWLQSACP